From a single Bufo bufo chromosome 9, aBufBuf1.1, whole genome shotgun sequence genomic region:
- the LOC120979548 gene encoding lamina-associated polypeptide 2, isoforms alpha/zeta-like, translated as MSTPLTPGSGTEPASNPGTGEKDSASAAKKTRKCGICCKRLSNTGSKPLCKECTASVIKSESSSLIEDIRKVVKEEVQLALTTREPTPPKVPPTQDARSVKSLILDSDSEGLAVSDSESVQKHPASSDEEGEYKRFLFNPEDIDELIRAIRATIQMEMPKTPRSTQQKIFGGLGERKKAVFPVPDSVQKLIRSEWEKPDKGSFIPRGIKRRYPFSQEDCTDWETIPKVDAPVAKVAKHTALPFEDSAQLKDPLDRKAESLLRKTWETTAALLKPGVASTCVARTLNLWLDQLEIHLVNKTPRDQILESLPLLKMATSFLADAAAESVKLSARTAVLSNTARRALWLKAWSGDITSKNKLIALPFHGQYVFGEDLDKILDNATNKKRGFPEERYKQKRQPFRDRFFQPENKKDKGKTGRWSYAKGGRGRSFLFNPNRAEASSSNNKQ; from the exons ATGAGCACCCCCCTCACGCCGGGCTCTGGAAccgagcctgcatcaaaccctgggACA ggagaaaaggattcGGCTTCTGCAGCCAAAAAAACTAGAAAATGTGGTATTTGCTGCAAAAGATTGTCTAACACTGGATCCAAGCCCCTGTGTAAAGAATGTACTGCCAGTGTCATCAAGTCTGAGTCTTCTAGTCTAATTGAAGACATTAGAAAAGTGGTAAAAGAAGAGGTTCAGCTAGCCTTAACTACCAGAGAACCTACTCCCCCCAAAGTTCCCCCCACTCAGGACGCCCGTAGTGTTAAATCACTTATCCTGGATTCCGACTCTGAGGGGCTGGCGGTCTCAGACTCCGAATCTGTCCAAAAACACCCGGCATCTTCAGATGAAGAGGGCGAATATAAGCGCTTCCTGTTCAATCctgaagatattgatgaacttatcAGGGCCATCAGGGCCACCATTCAGATGGAGATGCCTAAAACCCCTAGGTCTACCCAGCagaaaatttttgggggtctagGTGAAAGGAAGAAGGCCGTTTTTCCAGTCCCTGATAGTGTCCAAAAATTAATTAGGTCTGAATGGGAAAAACcggataaaggatcctttatcccAAGAGGAATTAAGAGGCGCTACCCCTTTAGCCAAGAGGACTGTACGGATTGGGAGACCATTCCCAAAGTAGACGCGCCAGTGGCCAAGGTAGCAAAACATACGGCCCTACCGTTTGAAGACTCAGCACAATTGAAAGATCCTCTAGACAGGAAAGCGGAGAGTCTCTTGCGAAAGACCTGGGAGACTACGGCGGCCCTTCTCAAACCGGGCGTTGCCTCCACATGTGTGGCCAGAACACTGAACCTTTGGCTAGACCAGCTAGAGATACATCTGGTCAATAAGACACCACGGGATCAAATTCTAGAGAGCTTGCCTCTATTAAAGATGGCAACCTCCTTTCTAGCAGACGCAGCTGCTGAATCAGTTAAACTGTCCGCCCGTACAGCTGTTCTCTCAAATACAGCGAGAAGGGCACTATGGCTTAAAGCGTGGTCAGGAGATATcacatctaaaaataaattaatcgcaCTCCCCTTCCACGGTCAGTACGTTTTCGGAGAAGATCTAGATAAAATCCTAGACAACgcgacaaataaaaaaagagggtttccagaggaaagatataaacaaaaaaggcagCCCTTTCGTGACCGATTTTTTCAAcccgaaaataaaaaagataaagggaagactgggaggtggagctatgcgaagggaggcagggggagaagcttcctcttcaacccaaatcgggccgaagcctcctcatccaacaacaaacaatga